Proteins from a genomic interval of Rosa chinensis cultivar Old Blush chromosome 2, RchiOBHm-V2, whole genome shotgun sequence:
- the LOC112188718 gene encoding 40S ribosomal protein S30 produces the protein MGKVHGSLARAGKVRGQTPKVAKQDKKKKPRGRAHKRMQYNRRFVTAVVGFGKKRGPNSSEK, from the exons ATGG GTAAGGTTCACGGTTCTTTGGCTCGTGCCGGAAAGGTGAGAGGCCAGACCCCAAAGGTGGCCAAGcaggacaagaagaagaagcccaGAGGCCGCGCCCACAAGAGGATGCAGTACAACAGGAGATTCGTCACCGCCG TTGTTGGATTCGGGAAGAAGAGGGGCCCTAACTCGTCTGAGAAGTAG